The following DNA comes from Actinomycetota bacterium.
CCGCGCCTCCTCCTCGGCGAAGTGGCACGCGACCCGTTGCCCCGGCGCCTTCTCCACCAGTGGTGGCTCGGTGGTCGCGCAGATCTCCTCGGCCTTCCAGCACCGGGTCCGGAACCGGCAGCCCGAGGGCGGGTTGGCGGGGCTGGGCACGTCGCCCTGCAGCACGATGTGGTCACGCCGGCCCTTCAGCCGCGGATCCGGCACCGGGACGGCGGAGAGCAGGGCCTGGGTGTAGGGGTGGGCGGGCCGCTCGTACAGCTCCTGCTGGTCGCCCTCCTCGACGATCTTGCCCAGGTACATGACGGCTACCCGGTCCGAGATGTGGCGGACCACCGACAGGTCGTGGGCGATGAACAGATACGCCAGCCCGAAGTCGCGCTGGAGCTGCTCCAGCAGGTTGACCACCTGGGCCTGGACCGACACGTCCAGGGCCGACACCGGCTCGTCGCAGACGATGAGCTCCGGCCGCAGGGCCAGGGCGCGGGCGATGCCGATGCGCTGGCGCTGGCCGCCGGAGAACTGGTGGGGGTAGCGGTTGAGGTGGTCGGGGTCGAGGCCGACCACTTCCAGCAGTTCCTGGACGGCGGCCCGGCGCTCGCCCTTGGGGGCGGCGTCGGGGTGGATGTCGAACGGCTCGCCGACGATGTCGCCGACGGTCATGCGGGGGTTCAGCGACGCGTACGGGTCCTGGAGCACGATCTGGATGTCGCGGCGCAGCCGCCGCAG
Coding sequences within:
- a CDS encoding dipeptide ABC transporter ATP-binding protein, coding for MAAEPPLLEVDNLVKHFPITTGIVFQRKVGSVQAVDGVSFTLRRGETLGLVGESGCGKSTVAKLLLRLEKATAGQARYKGEDIFAMSPRRLRRLRRDIQIVLQDPYASLNPRMTVGDIVGEPFDIHPDAAPKGERRAAVQELLEVVGLDPDHLNRYPHQFSGGQRQRIGIARALALRPELIVCDEPVSALDVSVQAQVVNLLEQLQRDFGLAYLFIAHDLSVVRHISDRVAVMYLGKIVEEGDQQELYERPAHPYTQALLSAVPVPDPRLKGRRDHIVLQGDVPSPANPPSGCRFRTRCWKAEEICATTEPPLVEKAPGQRVACHFAEEEAR